The following proteins come from a genomic window of Aquimarina sp. MAR_2010_214:
- a CDS encoding TetR family transcriptional regulator C-terminal domain-containing protein — protein MAASKNKNSTSQVVISKYMNYVLKNESYPKSVYRFCNDVDIKEEEFYKLFGSLESLEKAIWNAFFTTTIDAMNNNEEYGNFSNRNKFLTFFYTFFEMLTLNRSYALFALKRYNMPFENLKQLKSLRDSIKGFATELIEEGNDEKLFKVTKNPVKLFSEGAWLQFLFLLKFWVDDESAGFEKTDIAIEKSVNAVFDLFDNTPLNNVFDFGKFLWKEKNMWN, from the coding sequence ATGGCTGCATCAAAAAATAAAAACAGTACTAGTCAGGTCGTTATATCAAAATATATGAATTATGTTTTGAAAAATGAAAGTTATCCTAAGTCCGTATATAGATTCTGTAATGATGTCGATATAAAAGAAGAAGAGTTTTATAAACTTTTTGGAAGCCTAGAAAGTTTAGAAAAGGCGATATGGAATGCTTTTTTTACCACTACCATTGACGCAATGAATAATAATGAGGAATATGGAAATTTCTCTAATAGAAATAAATTTCTGACATTCTTCTATACTTTTTTCGAAATGCTAACCTTAAATCGTAGCTATGCTCTTTTTGCCCTTAAGCGTTATAATATGCCTTTTGAAAATTTAAAACAATTAAAAAGTTTAAGAGATAGTATAAAAGGTTTTGCGACCGAACTAATTGAAGAAGGTAATGATGAAAAACTATTTAAAGTAACTAAAAACCCGGTAAAGCTATTTTCTGAAGGAGCTTGGCTACAGTTTTTATTTCTATTAAAATTCTGGGTGGATGATGAATCTGCAGGGTTTGAGAAAACAGATATTGCTATAGAGAAGTCAGTAAATGCCGTATTTGATTTGTTTGATAATACACCATTAAATAATGTATTTGATTTTGGTAAGTTTTTATGGAAAGAAAAAAATATGTGGAATTAA
- a CDS encoding AarF/ABC1/UbiB kinase family protein: MKTIDNIPTTKLGRTAELVKTGVKVGGNYLKYYGKKAVNPDLTKEQLNEDNAADIYNGLKNLKGSALKVAQMLSMEKNILPNAYVEKFSLSQFSVPPLSPPLVRKTFKKYQGKYPEDLYDSFATQSVNAASIGQVHKANKDGKNLAVKIQYPGVANSISSDLAMVKPIAIRMFNLKGKDSEKYFKELEEKLLEETDYVLEIKQSKEITESCAGIPNLRFPKYYEALSSERIITMDWMNGLHLSEYATQNNDQKKANKIGQALWDFYMYQIHILKAVHADPHPGNFLVDKDDNLIAIDFGCVKKIPLEFYTPYFELAEKENIDNPEFFTKKMFQLEILREDDSPKEKRFFSELFHEMLSLFTRPLNVEEFDFADETFWKKITELSEKYSKDTELRKMNGNRGSKHFLYINRTFFGLYNLLHDLKAKIRVRNYEKYP; encoded by the coding sequence ATGAAGACAATTGATAACATACCAACTACGAAATTAGGACGAACCGCGGAGCTTGTGAAAACAGGTGTAAAAGTTGGGGGAAATTACCTAAAATACTATGGGAAAAAAGCCGTTAATCCTGATTTAACCAAAGAACAGTTAAATGAAGATAACGCAGCTGATATTTATAATGGATTAAAAAATTTAAAAGGTAGTGCTCTTAAAGTAGCACAAATGCTTTCTATGGAAAAAAACATTCTACCTAATGCCTATGTAGAAAAGTTTTCTTTATCACAGTTTAGTGTGCCGCCTTTATCACCTCCATTGGTTAGAAAAACATTTAAAAAATATCAAGGAAAATATCCAGAAGATTTATATGATTCGTTTGCAACTCAATCTGTAAATGCTGCAAGTATCGGTCAGGTACATAAAGCTAATAAAGACGGGAAAAACCTTGCTGTGAAAATTCAATACCCTGGAGTTGCAAACAGTATAAGTTCTGATTTGGCGATGGTAAAACCCATCGCCATCAGGATGTTTAATTTAAAAGGAAAAGATTCTGAAAAGTATTTTAAGGAGTTAGAAGAAAAGCTACTTGAAGAAACTGATTATGTGTTAGAAATTAAACAAAGCAAGGAAATTACAGAATCTTGTGCCGGGATTCCTAATTTACGATTTCCAAAATACTATGAAGCATTATCTAGTGAGCGTATCATTACAATGGATTGGATGAATGGTCTTCATTTAAGTGAATATGCTACGCAAAACAATGATCAAAAAAAAGCAAATAAAATTGGTCAGGCATTGTGGGATTTTTACATGTACCAAATACATATTCTTAAAGCAGTTCATGCAGACCCTCATCCGGGCAATTTTTTAGTTGATAAGGATGATAACCTTATTGCTATTGATTTTGGTTGTGTGAAAAAAATACCACTAGAATTTTATACTCCTTATTTTGAATTAGCAGAAAAGGAAAATATAGATAATCCAGAATTTTTCACCAAAAAAATGTTCCAATTAGAGATACTTCGAGAAGATGACTCACCCAAAGAAAAAAGATTCTTTTCTGAGTTATTTCACGAAATGTTAAGCCTTTTTACTAGACCTCTTAATGTAGAGGAGTTTGATTTTGCCGATGAGACATTTTGGAAAAAGATAACAGAATTAAGTGAAAAATATTCTAAAGATACTGAGCTAAGAAAAATGAATGGAAATAGAGGAAGTAAACATTTCTTGTATATCAACCGTACGTTTTTTGGCTTATATAATTTGTTACACGACTTAAAAGCAAAGATTCGAGTAAGGAATTATGAAAAATACCCGTAG
- a CDS encoding MarR family winged helix-turn-helix transcriptional regulator gives MSKSIFDISFQHKDINSKIVIGLERISEVFRTLLWEHAKTAGLSPIQIQIIIFIAYHKEDLCTVSHLAKEFNVTKPTISDAVKALEKKEMIFKNKTSTDNRSYYISLTPKGQKNVSEAENFADPIKKQLLSFNIEEQESLLKTINILIYQLNRSGILSVQRTCYACKFYKKNKNNHYCNFIQTELQDVDIRLDCADFEERP, from the coding sequence ATGAGCAAGAGTATTTTTGACATATCATTTCAACATAAAGACATCAATAGCAAAATTGTAATTGGTCTGGAACGTATTTCTGAGGTTTTTAGAACTTTGTTATGGGAACATGCAAAAACTGCTGGCCTAAGTCCAATACAGATACAGATTATAATTTTTATAGCATATCATAAAGAAGATTTATGTACAGTGAGTCATCTTGCAAAAGAATTTAATGTAACTAAACCTACGATTAGTGATGCTGTTAAGGCATTAGAAAAAAAAGAAATGATCTTCAAAAATAAGACTTCAACAGATAACAGAAGTTATTATATAAGCCTAACTCCAAAAGGTCAAAAAAATGTTTCTGAAGCTGAAAATTTTGCAGACCCCATCAAAAAGCAACTTTTAAGCTTTAATATAGAGGAACAAGAGTCTTTGTTAAAGACCATAAACATCTTAATTTATCAGCTAAACAGATCAGGAATATTATCTGTACAAAGAACTTGTTATGCATGTAAATTCTATAAAAAAAATAAAAACAATCACTATTGTAATTTTATACAAACAGAGCTTCAAGATGTAGATATCAGACTAGATTGTGCTGACTTTGAAGAGAGACCGTAA
- a CDS encoding outer membrane beta-barrel family protein, producing the protein MKRIIYFSFLLLSYIGYGQSEYSLSGTVLDQNNTPVETGDVILYDKNSNLVKYTFIKNGEFIFHKLKTNEYTLSIVALGYTKKSKVVLLDSDKTITIELEENTVALDEVTVKTIKNNIIMRNGNLKINVENSVLESLPSTVDILSKLPGIQISPNRESISVVGRGAPLIYIDNQKADLDQLKSLSVENIKDIELIDNPSAKYEAEGRNLILITRKHNSVDGYKIRLSEIISFKKRFNNYLGIHSNYKNNKLELRGNFNYNQLGLWEGASSRLNVLDQGIKSQYQVTATGPRPQFITGGGLFYQFNENDYISGQVNLRAQTDKFPIKTNTLLQDQFKEDHIISEGQNDENRNFLSSNINFNKKITRTSNLFFGLQYSNYIRHLKSHIFNNINETGFELSQNRNQKYEISVFASKIDIDKNFNDHIKLEIGGSLSNANGLAFSDFEFINPVDRKVSKYDYRESIYASYIQLSGNLNKIEYSTGIRSETNIIKGGFRNASELLVDRKQTRLFPKIRINIPIDSTKSIALNYGTIINRPNYLNASSISTFINPFVEFSRNVNLKSTTIEEISTTLQYKKYTCNISYYEENDPVFYNVAYDSIENRVISSPQNFEKESGYQIRFTNTATYKFWNTTNSLTVIHNRIKNPTAVIKESKPYLYYYSNNEFKLASKTTLGLNFWGFTQRNQGVFKRNALFIMSASFSKTYFKNLQIAINFNDIFKNMTYKDKYTSNNIDVQDTFYVDGNEISFSIKYAFGKVKKLSFKNKDVDDNLDRIR; encoded by the coding sequence ATGAAGCGAATTATATATTTCTCATTCCTTTTACTCTCTTATATTGGATATGGGCAATCAGAATATTCATTATCCGGAACCGTTTTAGATCAAAATAATACCCCAGTAGAAACTGGGGATGTCATTCTTTATGACAAAAATTCAAATCTTGTAAAATATACTTTTATAAAAAACGGGGAATTTATTTTCCACAAATTAAAAACCAATGAATATACTTTATCTATTGTTGCATTAGGGTATACCAAGAAATCAAAAGTAGTTTTACTAGACAGCGACAAAACCATTACTATTGAACTCGAAGAAAACACAGTCGCCTTAGATGAAGTGACCGTCAAAACCATTAAAAACAATATAATAATGAGAAATGGTAATTTGAAAATAAATGTTGAAAACTCTGTTTTAGAGTCACTACCATCAACAGTAGATATATTGTCCAAACTTCCAGGAATTCAAATCAGTCCTAATCGAGAATCTATTTCTGTTGTGGGAAGAGGGGCTCCTCTAATTTATATAGACAATCAAAAGGCAGACTTAGATCAACTCAAATCGTTATCTGTAGAAAACATAAAAGATATAGAACTTATCGATAATCCATCTGCAAAATATGAAGCCGAAGGAAGAAACCTTATCCTAATCACTAGAAAACATAATTCTGTTGATGGTTACAAGATTCGATTATCAGAAATTATTTCTTTTAAAAAGCGATTCAATAATTATTTAGGGATACACTCAAATTATAAAAACAATAAATTAGAATTACGAGGTAATTTTAATTACAATCAACTAGGCTTATGGGAAGGTGCTAGCTCCAGACTTAACGTTTTAGATCAGGGCATTAAATCTCAATATCAAGTAACAGCAACTGGTCCCAGGCCACAATTTATTACTGGAGGTGGCCTCTTTTATCAATTCAATGAAAATGATTATATCTCAGGACAAGTAAATCTGAGGGCTCAAACTGACAAGTTTCCAATCAAAACAAATACACTTCTGCAAGATCAATTTAAAGAAGACCATATTATCAGTGAAGGACAAAATGATGAGAATAGAAATTTTTTAAGTAGTAATATAAATTTCAATAAAAAAATCACTCGTACCTCGAATTTGTTTTTTGGGCTTCAGTATTCAAATTATATCAGACACCTTAAAAGTCATATTTTTAATAATATAAATGAAACCGGATTTGAATTATCACAAAACAGAAATCAGAAATACGAAATTAGTGTCTTTGCCAGTAAAATTGACATTGACAAAAACTTTAATGATCATATAAAATTAGAAATTGGCGGTAGCCTTTCAAATGCCAATGGTCTTGCATTTTCAGATTTCGAATTCATAAATCCTGTAGACAGAAAGGTTTCAAAATACGATTACCGAGAATCTATTTATGCATCTTATATACAGCTATCAGGAAATCTAAACAAAATAGAGTATTCTACTGGCATAAGATCAGAAACGAATATTATAAAAGGTGGTTTTAGAAATGCCAGTGAACTATTAGTAGATAGAAAACAAACACGTCTTTTTCCTAAAATAAGGATAAATATCCCCATAGATAGTACCAAAAGTATTGCCCTAAATTATGGCACTATTATAAATCGACCTAATTATCTTAATGCCAGTTCTATTAGTACATTTATCAATCCATTTGTAGAATTTTCAAGAAATGTTAACTTAAAATCTACAACAATTGAAGAAATATCAACTACTCTTCAATACAAAAAATACACTTGTAATATCAGTTATTATGAGGAAAATGATCCTGTTTTTTATAACGTAGCATATGATAGTATTGAAAACAGAGTTATATCTTCTCCCCAAAACTTTGAAAAAGAATCCGGATATCAAATCCGATTTACTAATACTGCCACGTATAAGTTTTGGAATACTACAAATTCACTAACAGTAATTCACAATAGAATTAAAAATCCAACAGCAGTTATTAAAGAAAGTAAGCCGTACCTCTATTATTATTCAAATAATGAATTTAAACTTGCCTCAAAAACTACTCTTGGGCTAAATTTTTGGGGATTCACTCAACGAAACCAAGGTGTTTTTAAAAGAAATGCTCTTTTTATCATGAGTGCTTCTTTTTCAAAAACATATTTTAAAAATTTACAAATTGCTATAAATTTTAATGACATTTTTAAGAATATGACTTATAAAGACAAGTATACTTCTAATAATATTGATGTTCAGGATACTTTTTATGTAGACGGAAACGAAATTTCATTTTCTATCAAATACGCTTTCGGTAAAGTCAAAAAACTATCCTTCAAAAATAAAGATGTAGATGATAACCTGGATCGAATACGGTAA
- a CDS encoding thioredoxin family protein: protein MSKSIFYHAGCPVCISAEHDIVNLIGSDNVEIVHLGEDRSQIKNAETAGVQSVPALLTPNGNVLHINFGASMVDVKG, encoded by the coding sequence ATGAGTAAATCAATTTTTTATCATGCTGGATGCCCAGTATGCATTAGTGCAGAACATGATATTGTTAATCTAATCGGATCAGATAATGTAGAGATTGTTCATTTAGGAGAAGATCGTTCTCAAATCAAGAATGCTGAAACGGCAGGAGTTCAATCTGTTCCTGCACTACTAACACCAAATGGAAATGTACTACATATCAATTTTGGAGCTTCTATGGTAGATGTAAAAGGGTAG
- a CDS encoding serine hydrolase encodes MITTKHRLGITFSLLLLCIAIPLTSFAQSIEEKFDTLLQEKYKPDGPGATVLVTKQGKIIYHKAFGLANIELQVPMKSNNVFEIGSITKQFTSVAILMLMEQGKLTIQDEITKFIPDYPTHGKKITIHHLLNHTSGIKSYTSMNLSEIAAKDMTPTELINYFKNEPMDFDPGEKWLYNNSGYIILGFIIEKISGQSYEDFVEQNIFTPLAMNNSCYGSKREVIKNRASGYQTREGYVNSAYLSMTLPYAAGSLMSTVEDLHKWQNAVNTNVLVKAETIKKAFQNTTLNNGKPTYYGYGWSVNEIRGIPTIEHGGGIFGYTSYQIYIPEEDVHVAILTNCNCNSPTDITIRIAAIAIDKPYGKEKITDVSISTLKKLTGVYEFEDGAIRSISIKDGQLYSQRDAGKKFKIFPKAENTFFFEDSFSEILFKTDGKKPEAIFKNRAKESKGFKTNAPIPADKKAITVSEDILSQYAGIYQIKEGFDLTISLENGQLISQATGQKSFKIYPESETVFFVKEFSASLEFIKENNKVVRAVLDQGGQKTPVKRID; translated from the coding sequence ATGATAACTACAAAACATCGACTAGGGATTACATTTTCGTTACTATTATTATGCATTGCTATACCACTAACCTCTTTTGCACAAAGTATTGAAGAAAAATTTGATACTCTTCTACAAGAAAAGTATAAACCAGATGGACCAGGAGCTACTGTTTTGGTAACCAAGCAGGGAAAAATCATTTACCATAAAGCTTTTGGGCTTGCTAATATAGAACTCCAAGTTCCTATGAAATCTAATAATGTTTTCGAAATAGGTTCTATTACAAAACAGTTTACCTCGGTTGCTATTCTAATGCTTATGGAACAAGGTAAACTTACCATCCAAGATGAAATCACCAAATTTATCCCAGACTATCCTACACATGGAAAAAAAATAACAATACATCATCTCTTAAATCATACTTCGGGGATTAAGAGCTATACTTCTATGAATTTATCGGAGATTGCTGCAAAAGATATGACTCCTACCGAGTTGATCAATTATTTTAAAAATGAACCTATGGATTTTGATCCTGGTGAGAAATGGCTATATAATAACTCTGGATATATTATCCTGGGCTTTATAATCGAAAAAATTTCGGGGCAATCCTATGAAGATTTTGTAGAGCAAAATATTTTTACTCCTTTAGCGATGAATAATTCATGCTATGGTAGTAAAAGAGAAGTGATCAAAAACAGAGCTTCGGGATATCAAACTCGAGAAGGATATGTTAATTCTGCTTATCTAAGTATGACATTACCCTATGCCGCCGGTTCGTTGATGAGTACTGTAGAAGATTTACATAAATGGCAAAATGCAGTTAACACCAATGTCTTGGTCAAAGCAGAGACAATTAAAAAAGCATTTCAGAATACAACTCTAAATAATGGAAAACCTACCTATTATGGGTATGGATGGAGTGTGAACGAGATTAGAGGAATACCCACAATTGAACATGGTGGAGGGATCTTTGGGTATACATCCTATCAAATCTATATTCCTGAAGAAGATGTGCATGTAGCAATATTAACAAACTGCAACTGCAATAGTCCTACAGATATTACAATTCGTATTGCCGCAATAGCAATAGATAAACCCTACGGTAAAGAGAAAATAACAGATGTTTCTATCTCAACACTAAAAAAATTAACCGGTGTATATGAATTTGAAGATGGTGCTATAAGAAGTATTAGCATAAAGGATGGTCAATTATACAGTCAAAGAGATGCCGGTAAGAAATTCAAAATTTTTCCTAAAGCAGAAAACACTTTTTTCTTCGAGGATAGTTTTTCTGAAATCTTGTTTAAAACAGATGGCAAAAAACCAGAAGCTATTTTTAAAAACAGAGCTAAAGAATCTAAAGGGTTTAAAACAAACGCACCTATCCCTGCAGACAAAAAGGCGATTACTGTATCAGAAGATATACTTAGTCAATATGCAGGTATTTACCAGATTAAAGAAGGATTTGATCTTACAATATCTTTAGAAAACGGACAGCTAATTTCGCAAGCAACAGGACAAAAAAGTTTTAAAATATATCCAGAAAGCGAAACCGTATTTTTTGTGAAAGAGTTCTCTGCTTCTCTGGAGTTTATAAAAGAAAATAATAAAGTAGTTAGAGCTGTACTTGATCAAGGAGGACAAAAAACTCCTGTCAAACGTATCGATTAA
- a CDS encoding DUF2024 family protein — protein MKIAVWDTYVQRNDGIIMHFDILVPDSITDQNIVFKFGENYLETKPFKTEKITTNQCKLCHIEQATPEMINHIETKGYSIIEMENC, from the coding sequence ATGAAAATAGCCGTTTGGGATACTTACGTACAACGAAATGATGGAATTATAATGCATTTTGACATACTCGTTCCCGATTCTATAACAGACCAGAATATTGTGTTTAAATTCGGAGAAAACTATCTGGAAACTAAACCCTTTAAAACAGAGAAAATTACCACTAATCAATGTAAACTCTGTCATATCGAACAAGCGACTCCAGAAATGATTAATCATATTGAAACTAAAGGATATTCGATTATTGAAATGGAAAATTGCTAA
- the htpG gene encoding molecular chaperone HtpG → MATGSINVSVENIFPLIKKFLYSDHEIFLRELISNATDATLKLKHLTSIGEVKVEYGNPLIEIKIDKDKKQLHIIDQGIGMTAEEVEKYINQVAFSGAEEFLEKYKDSAKDSGIIGHFGLGFYSAFMVADKVEIITKSYKDEPAAHWICDGSPTYSIEEHDKTERGTEIILHIGEDDIEFLEDSRINELLVKYNKFMPVSIKFGTKTETLPKPEDAKEEDPAPTQEVDNIINNPNPAWTKQPADLKDEDYKGFYRELYPMQFEEPLFNIHLNVDYPFNLTGILYFPKLGQDMNMQKDKIQLYQNQVFVTDNVEGIVPEFLTMLRGVIDSPDIPLNVSRSYLQADGNVKKISSYITRKVADKLSSMFKNNREDLEQKWNDIKIVIEYGMLSEEKFFEKADKFALYPTVDGSFFTFEELQEKIKDSQTDKDGKLVLLYASNKDEQHSYISAAKDKGYEVLLLDSPIVSHLIQKMETSKENISFARVDGDHIDNLIKKDEETISKLSDEEKEALKTDLEKVVPKETYTVQLEAMDSNASPFMITQPEFMRRMKEMQQTGGGGGMFGMGNMPEMYNLIINTNHELIGQIAATKTEKKKERLIKQSLDLARLSQNLLKGEELTDFIKRSYDMIK, encoded by the coding sequence ATGGCAACAGGAAGTATTAATGTATCTGTAGAGAACATTTTTCCATTAATTAAAAAATTCTTGTATTCTGATCACGAGATTTTTTTACGAGAACTTATTTCGAATGCAACAGATGCAACTTTAAAGCTAAAACATTTAACAAGTATTGGTGAAGTTAAAGTAGAATATGGCAATCCACTTATCGAGATTAAGATCGATAAAGACAAAAAACAATTGCATATTATCGATCAGGGAATTGGTATGACAGCAGAAGAGGTTGAGAAATATATCAACCAAGTAGCTTTTTCTGGTGCAGAAGAATTTCTCGAAAAATATAAAGATAGTGCTAAAGATTCTGGAATAATAGGGCATTTTGGTCTTGGGTTTTATTCTGCTTTTATGGTCGCTGATAAAGTAGAAATCATTACCAAATCCTATAAAGATGAGCCTGCTGCACATTGGATTTGTGATGGGTCTCCAACTTATAGTATAGAGGAACATGATAAGACAGAAAGAGGAACAGAGATTATCCTTCATATTGGAGAAGATGATATCGAATTCCTTGAAGATAGTAGAATAAACGAGCTATTGGTGAAGTACAATAAGTTTATGCCAGTATCTATAAAATTTGGCACTAAAACAGAAACGTTACCAAAACCAGAGGATGCTAAAGAGGAAGATCCTGCACCAACTCAAGAAGTTGATAACATTATCAATAATCCTAATCCTGCATGGACAAAACAGCCCGCTGATTTAAAAGATGAGGATTATAAAGGTTTCTACCGAGAATTGTATCCTATGCAATTTGAAGAACCTCTTTTTAATATCCACCTTAATGTGGATTATCCTTTTAACCTAACTGGGATTCTGTATTTCCCAAAACTGGGTCAGGATATGAATATGCAAAAGGATAAAATCCAATTATATCAAAATCAAGTATTTGTTACTGATAATGTAGAAGGTATTGTTCCAGAATTCCTTACCATGCTTCGTGGTGTGATTGATTCTCCCGATATCCCTCTTAATGTATCCCGATCTTATTTACAAGCCGATGGTAATGTAAAGAAAATATCAAGTTACATTACTCGTAAAGTAGCCGATAAACTAAGCTCTATGTTTAAAAACAATAGAGAAGATTTGGAGCAAAAATGGAATGATATTAAAATTGTGATCGAATACGGAATGCTTTCTGAAGAAAAATTCTTTGAAAAAGCTGACAAATTTGCATTATATCCAACAGTAGATGGTTCTTTCTTTACGTTTGAAGAGTTACAAGAAAAAATTAAAGATTCTCAGACTGACAAAGATGGTAAGCTTGTTCTTCTTTATGCTTCTAACAAAGATGAACAACACTCGTACATCTCTGCTGCCAAAGATAAAGGATATGAAGTACTTCTTTTAGATTCTCCTATTGTTTCTCATTTGATCCAAAAAATGGAGACTAGTAAAGAAAATATTTCTTTTGCACGTGTAGATGGAGATCACATTGACAATCTTATCAAAAAAGATGAAGAAACTATCTCTAAACTATCAGATGAAGAGAAAGAAGCTCTTAAAACTGATCTTGAAAAAGTAGTTCCAAAAGAAACATATACAGTACAATTAGAAGCTATGGATAGCAATGCTTCTCCATTCATGATTACGCAACCAGAATTTATGCGCCGTATGAAAGAAATGCAACAAACCGGTGGTGGCGGTGGAATGTTTGGTATGGGTAATATGCCAGAAATGTACAATTTGATCATAAATACAAATCATGAGTTAATTGGACAAATTGCTGCTACCAAAACAGAGAAGAAAAAAGAACGCTTAATAAAACAATCTCTGGATCTGGCCAGGCTCTCTCAAAATCTATTAAAAGGAGAAGAATTGACAGATTTTATTAAACGTAGTTACGATATGATAAAATAG
- a CDS encoding response regulator transcription factor: MKNWSNIFVFLFLLNINLFGQDGISGYVHIEDPQRWGQTVYLSQIQLEENTNTYNTTTIASTLLTKDGFFAFDKNLFTSKDHIYKVQLNPISAEEKNKLSDKIKNFQLFILSKKDTIHFTKGERMFGEYTTNNTADLEWQKLKQFEAKYENLTDDFDPRQYLIETKGYVKDSLQILLVKLIGIKKLDDQNLLEKDAKANPEYYLSFLKELKSSELDPSTYAYLENKLNFITQEIVNHKYKVSLWVNGATSLVIILLIGFILKSRRTKKVLAPIPLSKQEKAVKNLIISGKSNKEIANELFISLSTVKTHITNIYSKLNISSRQDLLLKK; encoded by the coding sequence ATGAAGAACTGGAGCAATATTTTCGTATTCTTATTTCTACTTAATATAAACCTATTCGGACAAGATGGTATTTCGGGGTATGTGCATATTGAAGATCCACAAAGATGGGGACAAACAGTTTATTTAAGTCAAATACAACTCGAAGAAAATACAAATACTTATAATACAACAACCATTGCATCGACTCTCTTAACGAAGGATGGTTTCTTTGCTTTTGACAAAAATTTATTTACTTCAAAAGATCATATTTATAAGGTACAACTCAATCCTATATCTGCTGAAGAAAAAAATAAACTTTCAGACAAAATAAAGAACTTTCAGCTATTTATATTATCTAAAAAAGACACCATTCACTTTACCAAAGGAGAAAGAATGTTTGGAGAGTATACCACAAATAATACTGCAGATTTAGAATGGCAAAAATTAAAACAGTTTGAAGCAAAATATGAAAATCTAACCGATGATTTTGACCCTAGACAGTACCTCATAGAGACCAAAGGGTATGTAAAAGATTCTCTACAGATACTTTTGGTGAAACTTATTGGTATTAAAAAACTAGATGACCAAAACCTATTAGAAAAAGACGCTAAAGCCAATCCAGAATATTATTTGAGCTTTCTAAAAGAATTAAAATCCAGTGAACTTGACCCCTCTACCTATGCTTATCTTGAAAACAAGCTAAACTTTATTACTCAAGAAATCGTTAACCATAAATACAAAGTAAGTTTATGGGTTAATGGTGCAACTTCTTTGGTTATTATTTTATTGATCGGGTTTATTCTAAAATCTAGAAGAACCAAAAAAGTCCTTGCTCCTATTCCTTTAAGTAAGCAAGAAAAAGCGGTAAAAAACCTCATCATATCAGGAAAAAGCAATAAAGAAATTGCAAATGAATTATTTATCAGCTTAAGTACTGTAAAAACACATATCACCAATATTTACAGCAAGTTAAATATTTCTAGCAGGCAAGATTTATTACTCAAAAAATAA